DNA from Alnus glutinosa chromosome 2, dhAlnGlut1.1, whole genome shotgun sequence:
tttgataaaaggTATCGAGAAAAGAGACCGAAGAGAAGGTATGTGACGAACTGTTCaagatgattttaaaaacattttttttatatatatatttttggtagcaattaattaaatgagtgagaaaagaaaattaatttctaataaTCTTTAAAATACTTTtcgaataaattaaaataaaaaaaagcccGCTCATAAAGCGGGTTAAACGCTAGTTTAGTTTAATTGACAAGCACACATATTGAATTTTGGTTTTAAAAGATATGTTTACATCTTAATTAGTTGGCCGGCTGTAAAATTCTAAATTACACTTGTTGGGAAAATAATTAGCTCCGAAGCCACGTGGCCTTCTATTCGACTCGGGTTTTAAAGTGTGTATCCGAGCCGGATCGACCCGATCCGACCTGACAGGTCGGGTCGATCCAAACTATACCAGATCATCTCGGTCATAACACATTTTTGGGTACCTCGGATGTTTGTCAATCCTTGTTATGGATAAATTAGTTCGGTGTTCAAAACGCTTCGGATTATGGTGTGACCTAATGAACTGCATACCTCAGAGCTCAAGACCCCACAGAGTGCGGAATAtgccgagatctcctagtctttATGGAGTCAACATGTCTCGGATGTTCCTACCTAGGAGTCTTGGCCAGTACAAGCGCTGTAAGGGTATCCCCTTATCTTCAGCGAGTAAACATTTGTTAACTGATAAGATTCTATGATCATGATTTATGGAGGTTCTGTTAAGATACCAAATCCTAAGATTCGGGAAACAGATTCGTATCCCAAGTTTAAAGGATAACAGATCCCTATCAGCGTGGAgttcatttgaaaaatgaaGATTCCTACTCAATTCAAACTTATTaaagataatataaaaatcTGCATGATCTATGGCTGAGACTCCAAGTCCAAGTATACTTCAGAGACTCCtgcaagtctataaataaggaGATCATAACAGGTATGGAGATACGTTTTTCTGTAAGCTCTGAGATTTTCGAATTCTCCATTAAAGTCATAAAgtttgtgctgagttagtcatcggagtgggcgtagtcggtgCTCCCGACTAGTCGTTTGTTACTTTTGTAGATCGGAAGGAAGGTAGGGAAGACAAAGAGCTTGTCaaacgaatcacaaggcgacacgtcaccataccggaaactgtaacAACAACGCTTGATggccaaaaacaaaaagttattaatttaaattatatactATACTTAACTAAGCacttaagaaaataaacattaggaaaaaatacacatgcatacccctctcaaactactactttattgtcaatgtgcttcccaaactactaattgtgtcaatacaTCCCTAAACTGCCAacaaatgtcaatgtcccccctaaagccaacaaaaagacaaaataaccctaaaaaagtttcaataagacaaatatatcattataattttgaatgaagaaaaaactaaaactaaaaaaataaaacaaaaaaaaaggaatttttctttttgaaatattgaaaaaaaaaacgattttttttaaaaagaaaaacgagaAAATGAAATCCAAGGGGGTAgcccaaactgaaaattatataaaacaaaatctttaaaaaacaaatcaaaaatgaaaaaaaattggttttaatttttaattttttcgttttaatttttttaattttttaaaatatatatatttttaatatatttttaagaatttttataattttatgaaggacatatatttttgtcattgtagGACACATTGACATTATTTGGCAGTTTAAACCTTTAAAaaaggacattgacacaattagtaatttGTGGGTTTAATGTATGTGCGACTTGTATTTCAACAAGTCTTTCGGTGGGCCCACTCCTTTTCTTGTTGACTTGCTTGCTGTCcacacacgtgtgtgtgtgtgtgtgtgtgagttggGAAAGCTTCATTTGGAAGCTTGGGGAAGCTTCTCGTAAAAGCTTGTGGAAAAGGAAGAACAACTGAAGTGTTTTTGTTGAAAAACTGAGAAGCTTCTTTCGGTCCTTTTGAGTAGTGTGTGCGAGAGAGGGATATTcttcagagaagaagaagaggtccAGCAGTTGAAGTGCAGTCTCGGTAGCTCATTGTGGAAAGAGATAAGTTCATTTTGTTGTCTCATTTGTATTTCTCACTATTTCTCTTGAGTGTTAAGAGATAAGGAACTAAGAtgaattttctcttttatatttagttCTCATTTGTTGTatgagagtgagatttgggtgtattaTGGCTTTTGGGTTTGAGCAGCTGCTCTTTGTATTGCATTTTGTACTTCATCCTTCCGATAGTGAATTTCTCCTTGATCGTTTCCGCCAGTGGATGTAGACTTGTTAGActgaaccacttaaatcttgatCTCTCTTGAGATTGTGATTATGTTGTTATttgcttttttataatttttctgcTTCTTTAATAATCTGGAATATTAGTTTTGTCACAACAGTGGGACACATTGATAATTGGGTAATCATAGTTTAAGGGAGTATGTCATGTACTACATGAGGGAGATGTTTTGGCAACTATGTTTTCTTCAAAACAATGCATTATGGAACCGGTAGATGCTGAGGCTTTGGAAGCTTTGGCAACTGTTGTTTTTTTGTATGGAGTTGGGATTGCATAAGGTTGTACTAGAAAGAGATGATGCTCTTCAAGTTTTGTAGGcattgaaaatgaaagaaaaataaaaataaaaaaattggagcAAGTATAGTCCGTTGATTGAAGATGCTATATTTCATATTTCTCAACAGTATATAAGAGTGGCAAGTTAATCATGTTAAAAGATGAGCAAACGAGGCGGCTCATACACTTGTGAAGGAAGCTTTACATGAAATTGGAGAACAAGtttggattgaaaattttctcaGTTATATTCATATGATATCCTATCTGCTTAACAAATTGTTTTTCTTATCAATCATAATGAAAGAAAGCTATACGATTgacttcaaaaaagaaagaaagttaatGATATGAATAAGCAAACAAGCTTAACTCAGCATCCTCTAGGGTGGCGCGCGACCACCCTGTTGGCTAGGAGTGGCGCGCAGCCAAGCAATATGGGGTGCCCCTGCATAACTTCCTGAAGTATTTCTTATACAATCGACTCTTTGGCTTAATAGGTAGGGCTCTCAGTAGTTGCTTGTTGATCGAgatcaaaaatctttttgagcTTATGAAACCCTGTATTTTGGGCTTAAAAAGTCAAATCAACTGTcactaaactaaaaaagaaagaactgtGAGTGGTTGGCGCTCACATAATTGGTTGCTTGCTTACCAAGCCATCTTGTTTGAATTGCCAGTACAACTTTCAGTTTCAGCGACTATTTGAACTGTTGTATGAGATACGGGGCTTGCACTTTCCTTTAGTCTAGTTGACCTAGGATTGGATACATGTTTGAAGGAGTAACCGGTGACTAATAACCATTCAGGAAACTCTTTGGAAGGCAGCATGATAAAGTCAGTTGAGCCCAGTTGGGCACCTAATGGCGGGGTAGGATTTCTTCGCAGGCGAGAATATGTAATATAAATGAGGCAAATGGACAAGCAAGATTAGCTCAAATATCCAAGACTTCAGAAACCTAGGGTGGCTTGCATGCCACCCCAGAAGTGGTCggagccacctctaggggtggctcacgGGCCACCCCCAACCCACCCCTGGGTTTCATCCCAAGGTGGCTCGTGCACGCCCAAAAAAAACTTAGGGTGGCCGgttgctacttttttttttattttttttttattttgagggtattttatgtaaattctGATTTTAAGTTAGGGTATTATAGTCTTTTCACGAATTTGATTGATGGAATGGGGGTAACAGTATGAAAATGGTAGTTACATgatctcttttggtcgatgtgtcaatTCGTGGTAACATATTGACAATGAGGAATGTTAGAACTCATTCTAGTGTTCTTCTGGTGTCCATCTAAAAGGACATAactataactaaaaaaaaaaagaaaaaattgcatcCATGTCATCTAGAAGgacatagatataattttttttttattacatttatgtcatgtCTGATGGATATCAAAAGAATACTAAAATGAGTTTTAGCATTCTTCATTAACAATAATCAATAGTTAATAggataaaatataattaccctaaaaaaaaaaaaaaagaaaaaaagaaaaagaaagagtaggGTGGCTCGACGCCGAGTCGCCAACCCTATTGTTGAACCCCCGCACGATGGAAATCTCTGGAGTATGGTCAATACTGGCGGTTATTCTCTGGGCGATGGTCTACCGACTATCGTACACGAAACGTCTAGGCAgactgttcttttttctttttttttttgttctgagGTCATAAGAGACATCACCTACAGCAAATGATAACGTCATGGcagacatgttttttttttgtattttctttgttgAGGCGTCATAACAGACGTCAGACGTCAGCTACAAGTAGGTATAAATACCCAATTGGAGTTTTAAACTCTCCCAACTCCAAGCACACAAAAACGCGTAGCGGAAGAAAACGCAGATCATTAAAAATGCCTCAAGCTCCCACCATTCCTCTTCTTACTCCTTACAAATTGGGAAACTTCAATCTGTGCCATAGGTTTGCACCTTCCAAACTCTGcttcttaattatttatttatctattaatataaaatacattttttccTCCTAAATCTATCATTTCAATTTCACTCGTAATTATTAACTTCAAGTCATCTTATTACAATTTAGACATACATACTATAGAAAAGTTTTGACTGTCCTATGTGTTAATTTtgatccttatatatatatattctgaagCTTGCTatgggaaatatatatatatatatatatatatatatatatatatatatatatatatatgattgatgaGAAGGTTTTATTTTCTTCGGTATAGAAAGATTTCTTCCTTGATTGAGTTAATTTATCATTTACTTTCTATTTTCAGAGTAGTTTTAGCACCGCTCGCCCGAATGAGATCATATGGCAATGTTCCTCAACCACATGCTATCTTATATTATTCTCAAAGAACCTCCAAAGGCGGTCTTTTAATAGCTGAAGCGACTGTAGTTTCTGATACCACTCGGGGGTAATTTTAACCATAATAGTTGGCAAGTTTTTTTTGCATTGTAATTCATTTATAAAGCATTAATAGTACCCATAtgctcaaataaattttaaactgCCCGACCATCTATCCGGACAAATTTATCTCATTTataaagtataaatatataGGACGCACAtacttaaataaattttgaactaTCCAACTACCTACCTGACAAATGGGTTTCATTTACACCCTCTCTCGTTAACCATTCAACTTTCTAACAATTtttcagccaaaaaaaaaaaaaattccaaaaatttagaCAACTAATTATTGCGATCCTAATCACCCtatcttaaaaatttgaaaacttaaTGATTGTTGGGTTTCTTAATTTGATATTGTAAAGGTATCCTGATGTACCGGGTATATGGACAAAAGAGCAAGTTGAAGCATGGAAACCCATCGTTGATGCTGTTCATGCCAAAGGTGGAATCTTCTTTTGTCAGCTTTGTCATGTGGGGAGGGTTTCAAATCGAGGTTTGTCTTCTCTAATTTCTTCTCTTCTAATAGCTAGCCAATTAGCCTGCTCTAAGATCTTGTACTTTTGCTCTTTGGAAGCTCATATTTTTGGAATTCCCATCATAGACGTAGTTGTTATGCCTTCATGATccaaaagaagtttttttttttttttttttttttttgggatgattaAAATTTCATTACAATAAACAAATAAAGGTCCTCTGTTATTGATTTCTTTGGATGATTTTCTAATTCTTTAAGTGGTGGTTAATGATTTCTTTGTTGTCTACAGATTTTGATGGGCAAGCTCCAATTTCTTCTACTGACAAGCCTTTGACCACTAAGAGACTTGATGGTGAACCATTCACTCCTCCAAGGCAGCTAAGGACAGATGAAATTCCTCAAATTGTCAATGATTTTAGAGTTGCCGCAAGGAATGCTATTGAAGCTGGTAATTATTAAGATGAATTTCATGAAACAAATCATGATCCTCTGAGTTTATTACACCATTTCTTTTTacatttcttgtttttttaatatcaaacaTGAACTTGAACATTTTACTTATAATTCACCTtgtaaattaaatgatattattttttgtcttcaTACATAGGTTTTGATGGAGTTGAGATCCATGGGGCTCATGGTTACCTAATTGATCAGTTTCTGAAAGATCAAGTGAATGATCGAACAGACCAATATGGTGGATCCCTTGAGAATCGTTGTCGATTTGCTCTGGAAATAGTGGAAGCTGTTGCTAATGAGATAGGAGCAGACAAAGTTGGAATAAGGCTATCTCCTTTTGCAGACTACATGGAATCTAGAGACTCTAATCCAAAAGCATTGGGGCTTTACATGGCAGAGTCCTTAAACAAATATGAGATTCTTTATTGCCACATGGTCGAGCCAAGAATGAAGACTGTTGGAGAAAAAAGTGAATCCCCGGACAGTCTTCTGCCAATGAGGAAGGTTTTCAGGGGTACTTTCCTTGTTGCTGGGGGTTATGAAAGGGAAGATGGGAACAATGCCATTGCTGAAAACCATGCTGATCTTGTTGTTTATGGTCGTTTGTTTTTGGCCAATCCAGATTTGCCAAAGAGATTTGGGCTCAATGCTCCTCTCAACAAGTACAACAGAGATACATTCTACATCTCTGATCCTGTTGTTGGTTACATTGATTATCCATTTCTTGAAGATAGTACTGCATGATGTAAAAgggaaaattggaaaaattggTTTATGGGATTGctagaatttaattttatgaGTTAGTGGTATTGtcttttgtaattaaataaataggtGATTGTGTCAATAAAATGGGCGTCGCCCTAAGGTTTAGTTTGTTAGTCTATAAGTCTATCTTGTACTCTAATAAATTAAGAGAGATTTTGATAGAATAAAATTACGAGGaaattattctctctctctcctcagcTTCTTCTCTCTTGTCTCTCTTTTCTAACTTCTCTCTTTCTAGCTTCTTGTGTCTCTTCTAGCTTTCTGGTTTTGTTCCAAAATAGTAGTGACAAAACTCAAGAGCAACAGTCGATTTGATGGGAAAAAAAAGAGTGTCATAGTGAGCACCTTTAGAATCTATATCTTATCTATGGTGTACATTGGCATCTCAAATGTTTTCCcaagtttattaaaaaataaataaatgttttcCCAAGTAGCTTTTTAAGGAGCTGGGCATTAATTTATACGATTTTAGTATTTCCCACCAACCTTACATAAAATTCATGAACTTATttgacaataatttttttttttttaaaaaaaaaacaattttaaacaCAAAGTACAAAATTTGGGCCGGATCTACCCCTAGGCAACTTAGAGCATTCGCAACAAATTCGTCAAAGTAGAGCTATCGCCAAATTTCGTTGAATTTCCTCAAAATAGCGTCTATAACAAGCTCGCCAGCGCTATAGTAAATTTGCTTATTGTCATACTTGCTTGTCTGGTTTGCAGAGCCAAATTTCTTTTGTCtcttcatatttttcatttctttattcaGTCTTCCTGTGTTCTCTCCTAAAGTCGTAGCAAAAAAGCTCATTTGCGCCTCACAAATTGCATTTTGCAAGCTTCTAAGTCccatgtttgatttggtttatgggttttgattctaAATctcagattttgattttgattgtgggttttgaatctcttgctctctctctctctaagtgTATACCATTATCATGGAGATTTATTGAGAAAGAGAGCAGCGAAACACAATGTGTGTTTAGGCAAAGGGCCGCACAAGACGgttaaaaaagataaaggggTACAGAATAAGACAAGCCTATCTGTATCCCCACTTGGAAACAACAACCACCGGAAGATATATAGCTGAAGTGGTAGAAGCGCTAAAATAGTCCAAATCTGAAACTGCAAAAAAGAGATGcaccaacacaaattcaaatataaaagccTTTCCTAAATGGAGACTAAAACCcaagcaataaaataaaatagaaataaataaatagcaaaaaagcccaaaaattaGCAACTCCAATGACCGGCGGTGCAGAAGACAACAAGGCATTCGGCGTGTCTAGTGGCATTGGGAAGCTGGGACGCCGGTGTTGGCAGTGAAGTGGCGCGTGGGAGCCAAAGATCCTTTGTCTGTTCGTAAATCTAACTTTGAAAAAACTAGATTTAGTATCTCGAAAAATGGCCACCGATGCTTGGGAGAAGACGGCGAACGTTGAGGAGAGAGCCACTAGCTTAGTGGAAAAGCCAAGACACCAAGGTAGCGGATTCGGGCGAGTTAAGTCGTACAAAATGATGGATAAAATTAACCTCGAGAGAGGTGAGAAGGGCTAGAGTACTAACCTCTAACCAAACAACAGCATAAACGGAAATAAACATAAAGGAAAGAGGATGAGAGGAGGGAAGAGTTGAGATCCTTCCCCTGTCCTGAGCCGGCtgttaaaaaaagagagaaaatatgggCAGGAGAGATAACAGAGAAAAAAGCTCTGTGACAAAAGAGCAAGTTGAAGCATGAAAATTAAACCAATCGTAGATGCTGTTCATGCCAAGGGTGGATTCTTCTTTTGTGAGGTTTGGCATGTGAGGAGGGTTTCAAATCAAGGTTTGTCATCCAATTAAGGTTGAATACTTGAATGGACTGGCAACTGAAATTTTGTTATGAATGGAGAGAGTTGAATTAGTGGAGAACTTTTTTGTGGGCTTTCAAAGTGATAAAAGGGTCTCCGATATTTAGTTCTTCAATTACTGGaaatcttctttctttctttttgggagcTTTGTAAGAAAACATCGAACCTGCACGTTCAAAACATCGAACCGGACGTCATGGCAGACATCACTTCAACAAATGATAACGTCATAACAGACATCAGCTATAACAAACTGTATAAATACCCAATTGGGTGTTCCCCAACCACAAGCACAGCTGCACAAGCACCCAAAGAGAACAGAATCATTAGGAGCTGTTTGGTAACCAATCCATCCcatttcaatttccatttcacttctcccaaaaaaatcaaatcaaaaacattccaacttttttacactttttacatcacatcaataattttttattactattcaaataaaaaaactcactacaaaacaaaactttttcacttttctgtACACATTGCATAAACCGGTTATTTTGAAATGCTGAACCGTGTGTATTTTTTCtgaacccattttttttaaaattgaaccATGCCATTTAGTTAAAGTATACGTTTTAAGCTGAAATTTATGTGTTTTAATGCTGACTTAAACAACAATTTAACGTGCGTTTCttctatttccttttctttctctactCGTCTCACCCTTCTCTCTAACTCTCACTCACGTTTTCATTAAAACAAGTTATCTTCTAAAACTCTCCACCTTCACTCTCTTTCTTCGTTTACATTGTCGCTCTACTTTCCCcagtaaattaaatttaaagtcTCTTTGTCTCTATTTACTCTTCTACACCGTCGCCCACGCTCTCTCTGTAAGTTCTCTTTTAtagatttcttttatattcttttttgataagttagatttcttttatattcATTTGTGGGTTTTATGTTGTTTATTTGATGATTatatctttaaaattatgtattttgtCGTGAATGTGTACTTGATTTGTAAAACTCTGGGTTTTCACTTACGAAAACAACATACTAAAATTTTCagagaaaacaaacaaatcatatGCTAAACTTTGCAAGATTTAGAGATGAGAAACTTACTAGGAAACAACACTGTCACAGTCGTTGTATCTGCTGCGTTCAGTTTATAAAGAAGAGGCTTTCTTTGTAACCTGTGTTTAGTTTACGAAGAGCTGAAGAAGAGGCGACACCCTTGAGAATGAAGGAGACCCTTGAGGACGAGGATCAAGGCTGCTGTGTAACCTATATGTTTAGTTTATAAAAGACTAAAGAGTTTATTTGTTTCTCAAGTGTATAGGTTGGGTTTCGGTTGTGGAGATCATAGCATGTCTGAGACTTGAATAATTCAAGTTGAATTGCTTGCTATAAATGCATTGCCGTGTGAAATGACTGCCCTGACACATCTTGAGGCTTGATTCCATACTTTTTCATCCCTCGAGATGAGGGGCAACATTATATGCGATACTTTGGCAGCCTTTTGTTTTCTGCTCACCATCGGATGAAGGtgcaaaatcaaccaaaacaattGAGATAGATGTTGCGACCAGCAATAGAAAGAGTCCACCATAGATCACACCTGCAGGAGATCAAATTTATTTGGACCGTCTAGTTGACGAAAATcttgggaagacaaaaaaaaaaatttcttcagaAGACAAAAGTCAGAAGGCATGATAGTAGCTAGATAGGTTTATGGGAAGCTATTAGcctaaaaatcatattttttttttctaatactTAAACAACATATGATATGTAtgggtaaatttttatttagttaaaaatatatcatcaatcttttaattttattgtttgttacaaataaaattatatgttcTTAAGAGTACTATTTTTACAATGAATTTTCTCGctacataaatattttaatttataattgaaatATGACGTCAAATGATActgtttataaatttattgttaaaaatttattattctttcaaCTTTATTATCtgctaaaacaaaattatataattatgtgttttctcttgtatagataatcttaaattttaattataacatacaatatttcaattttttttaataggcgATAAACTATTTCtgtttttaaattcttttgtactattaattacttcttctttttttttttttctttttttttttttttttgtggaggTTAAATTTGGtgttcattttatatatatatatatatatatatatatatatatatcgtgtGTTTCCTAATATTGTTCgtataattgttttttatagATGTGCTAAGTAAGGATGTTGTATTACTATTCACATGCTAAGCGCTAACCCAACTGCCAAGATCTAAATATTGGGCCCTTTTCTAATACttaagcaaaatatatatatatatatatgacatgtaTGGGTAAAACAGAATTTCATGCTCAATATTAGTTCGTATTGTTTtgaatttcatttcatttgtaaaatcaagcaaaaaatattaccaaacttctcttatatatttttatattttgttaaagtAGGAGATCGTTCCATGTGCTACCTAGAGGTtaattaggctttttttttttttcttttttttttcactctatttattttgtttagctCTTCTAGCCTAGCTATGGCCTTGATATTTGTTCTTTAGGTTGTTTAGAACAACCGGCAtatctgaaaagaaaaaaaaaaacaaaaaaagaaaaaaaaaatcgactgTTTagcttctctctttttattttggtttgcgTGCATATATATCTAAGAATTGAGTTTGATTATTAAGTAAAATTTGTTTgaattgtaattgattttttattgaaatattagattgattttgtacaatatgtcaatattgagcaacaaataaaaaaataaacttgaaAGTACTTTATGTATAATCCAATACAATATTTTGATTCTCTCCTTATGGATAGCAtgtgattttattatttaataaatactattttagaaatatttaaatttataaattgaatTCTTATATAATTATACTTTTTAGTTGAAATATGAGGTCAAATGATACTATTTACAAagtttattcttaaaaatatatcatttcttcaactttattgtttgctaattaaaacaaaattaaataattatatgctttctcttgtatagataattataaattttaattataacgTATAATATTTCAATCTTTTTAACAGACCATAAACTGttcctatttttaaattattttgtacaattaattaattttttttttcttttgtagagGTTAAATTTGACAATCATTCGGTCtatgttttctatttaaacaaaaactttGTTGCTTTTTTGTATCTTTGTGTGCTATACATTTTTATAACTAGAATCCAGTtattctttttgctatttttttgttctttatacTTTCGCTTTCAAACATATATAGCTAtgggaataaattttcataaaaaaaaaaaatgtttttatctttttcaaatattcagaatTATTTGCGTTTtgtttgtattgaaatataatagttACCACACTAAAAAATtgctactaattttgtattaatactttaatatttatattaaaccaTGTGTTTTACTCTaattttagccatttttttaaagtgtttttatgccttttgaaagtaaaataaggcaaaaatttatttgattgttgtgcataaaatgaatataaatacaTTCGAAACGcaaagagatattaagcattgaacatgatgcgatgatttatttgattacgTTAAATGTttactaaaatattttgtttattgtctttcataaaaaaatactttgttttgtttgttttgtatttgaGGTTAATTAGTCATTCCGCATCATGTTTTATTTATTCCAACtaatacatttttttgtttcattctatttattttgttcAACTCTTCTAGCCTAGCTATGGCCttgatatttttgttctttaggTTGTTTAGACCAATCGGCatatctggaaaaaaaaataataaaaagaaaaaaaaaaaaataaagaaaaagagagaccgactagctttctctctttttattttggaatattGCGTGAATCCAAGAATTGAGTTTGGTTAATAAGTAAAATTTGTTTgaattctaatttattttttattgaaatatttgattaattttgtatttgattttgattttgattttatacAATATGTCGTTGaccaacactaaaaacaaaaaaacttgaaaGTACTTTATGTATAATccaatacaatatttttttttttttttttgatgaataaaagatTTTATAAGGCTCAACTCAGCAACCAATACACTCCAGTGAAAACTGGAAACAACTCCTGCATAGGGACAAAAAACCCCTAGCTAGGAaaccaagagagaaaaaaacacaTCAACGACAACCCTACTGCTACCAAGAACACAGTAAGCAACAGCATAATACAAAGACCACCAGAACCTGCTATTAGTAGACACAATCAACTAAAGCAATCATCCAAAAAACAAACACCCATCTACAAGATCAAAACAGAGAAATCAAACCCCCATCAATCCTCAAAGACACATAGGACTCACAACATCCCATCACTCCAGAAAATGTAGATTCCATTTAGCAACAAGGTTCATATACTTCCTGAAATGGCTGATCTTCCCTTTTGCTACAATCTTCGCTCGAGCTTCCCACCTAACA
Protein-coding regions in this window:
- the LOC133860950 gene encoding 12-oxophytodienoate reductase 1-like isoform X1; translation: MPQAPTIPLLTPYKLGNFNLCHRVVLAPLARMRSYGNVPQPHAILYYSQRTSKGGLLIAEATVVSDTTRGYPDVPGIWTKEQVEAWKPIVDAVHAKGGIFFCQLCHVGRVSNRDFDGQAPISSTDKPLTTKRLDGEPFTPPRQLRTDEIPQIVNDFRVAARNAIEAGFDGVEIHGAHGYLIDQFLKDQVNDRTDQYGGSLENRCRFALEIVEAVANEIGADKVGIRLSPFADYMESRDSNPKALGLYMAESLNKYEILYCHMVEPRMKTVGEKSESPDSLLPMRKVFRGTFLVAGGYEREDGNNAIAENHADLVVYGRLFLANPDLPKRFGLNAPLNKYNRDTFYISDPVVGYIDYPFLEDSTA
- the LOC133860950 gene encoding 12-oxophytodienoate reductase 1-like isoform X2, with the protein product MPQAPTIPLLTPYKLGNFNLCHRYPDVPGIWTKEQVEAWKPIVDAVHAKGGIFFCQLCHVGRVSNRDFDGQAPISSTDKPLTTKRLDGEPFTPPRQLRTDEIPQIVNDFRVAARNAIEAGFDGVEIHGAHGYLIDQFLKDQVNDRTDQYGGSLENRCRFALEIVEAVANEIGADKVGIRLSPFADYMESRDSNPKALGLYMAESLNKYEILYCHMVEPRMKTVGEKSESPDSLLPMRKVFRGTFLVAGGYEREDGNNAIAENHADLVVYGRLFLANPDLPKRFGLNAPLNKYNRDTFYISDPVVGYIDYPFLEDSTA